The Streptococcus mitis genome has a segment encoding these proteins:
- a CDS encoding glycoside hydrolase family 13 protein gives MQEKWWHNAVVYQVYPKSFMDSNGDGIGDLPGITSKLDYLAKLGITAIWLSPVYDSPMDDNGYDIADYQAIAAIFGTMEGMDQLIAEAKKRDIRIIMDLVVNHTSDEHAWFVEACENPDSPERDYYIWRDEPNDLDSIFSGSAWEYDEKSGQYYLHFFSKKQPDLNWENEKLRQKIYEMMNFWIDKGIGGFRMDVIDMIGKIPDEKVVNNGPMLHPYLKEMNQATFGDKDLLTVGETWGATPEIAKFYSDPKGQELSMVFHFEHIGLQYQEGQPKWHYQKELNIAKLKEIFNKWQTELGVEDGWNSLFWNNHDLPRIVSIWGNDHEYREKSAKAFAILLHLMRGTPYIYQGEEIGMTNYPFETLDQVEDIESLNYAREALEKGVPMEEIMDSIRVIGRDNARTPMQWDESKNAGFSTGQPWLAVNPNYQAINVQEALANPDSIFYTYQKLVQIRKENSWLIRANFELLETADKVFAYIRKDGDRRFLVVANLSNEEQDLTVEGNVKSVLIENTVAQEVFEKQILAPWDAFCVEMTD, from the coding sequence ATGCAAGAAAAATGGTGGCACAATGCCGTAGTCTATCAAGTTTATCCTAAGAGCTTTATGGATAGCAACGGAGATGGAATTGGCGATTTGCCAGGTATTACCAGTAAGTTAGACTATCTAGCTAAGTTAGGAATCACAGCGATTTGGCTTTCTCCTGTTTATGACAGTCCCATGGATGATAATGGCTATGATATTGCTGATTATCAAGCGATTGCAGCTATTTTCGGAACCATGGAGGGTATGGACCAATTGATTGCGGAAGCTAAGAAGCGTGATATTCGTATCATCATGGACTTGGTGGTCAATCATACCTCAGATGAACATGCTTGGTTTGTCGAGGCCTGTGAAAATCCTGATAGCCCTGAGCGAGACTACTATATCTGGCGAGATGAACCTAACGATTTAGATTCTATCTTTAGTGGTTCTGCTTGGGAATATGATGAAAAGTCAGGTCAATATTATCTCCACTTTTTCAGTAAGAAACAGCCTGATCTCAACTGGGAAAATGAAAAACTTCGTCAGAAAATCTATGAGATGATGAACTTCTGGATTGATAAAGGCATTGGTGGTTTCCGCATGGATGTCATTGACATGATTGGGAAAATTCCTGACGAGAAGGTAGTCAATAATGGTCCTATGCTCCACCCCTATCTCAAGGAAATGAATCAGGCGACCTTTGGAGATAAGGATCTCTTGACAGTAGGGGAGACTTGGGGAGCAACGCCCGAGATTGCCAAGTTCTACTCAGATCCAAAGGGGCAAGAATTGTCTATGGTCTTCCATTTTGAACATATCGGTCTTCAGTATCAGGAAGGTCAGCCTAAATGGCACTATCAAAAAGAACTGAATATTGCTAAGTTAAAAGAGATTTTCAACAAATGGCAGACAGAGTTAGGAGTTGAGGACGGTTGGAATTCGCTCTTCTGGAACAATCATGACCTTCCTCGTATCGTATCAATCTGGGGAAATGACCATGAATACCGCGAAAAATCTGCCAAAGCCTTTGCTATCTTGCTTCATCTCATGAGAGGGACTCCTTATATCTACCAAGGTGAGGAAATTGGGATGACAAATTATCCGTTTGAAACGCTGGATCAAGTAGAAGATATTGAATCCCTCAACTATGCGCGTGAAGCTCTTGAAAAAGGTGTTCCGATGGAAGAAATCATGGACAGTATCCGTGTCATTGGTCGTGACAATGCCCGTACCCCTATGCAATGGGACGAGAGCAAAAATGCTGGTTTCTCAACAGGTCAACCTTGGTTGGCAGTGAATCCAAACTATCAAGCAATCAACGTTCAAGAAGCGCTGGCAAATCCAGATTCTATTTTCTATACCTATCAGAAACTGGTCCAAATACGTAAGGAGAATAGCTGGCTGATTCGAGCTAACTTTGAACTCTTGGAAACAGCTGACAAGGTCTTTGCCTATATTCGTAAAGATGGCGACCGTCGTTTTCTAGTTGTGGCCAACTTGTCCAATGAAGAGCAAGACTTGACCGTAGAAGGAAACGTCAAATCGGTCTTGATTGAAAACACCGTGGCTCAGGAAGTCTTTGAAAAACAAATCTTAGCTCCATGGGATGCTTTCTGTGTGGAAATGACTGACTAA
- a CDS encoding peptide ABC transporter substrate-binding protein has translation MKSKKWLLGAGVTLSAAFLFAACGKSEKNADAPKTFSYVYAMDPSSLDYSVTSKSSTSDVIANVVDGLLENDKYGNLIPSLAEDWSVSKDGLTYTYKLRKGVKWYTSEGEEYAEVKAQDFVTGLKHAADGKSDGLSLLQDSIKGLAAYISGESNDFSTVGVKAVDDYTVEYTLNKPESFWNSKVTTATMLPVNEEFLNSKGKDYGTPTPSSILYNGPYLLKSLTSKSAIEYEKNPNYWDKDNVKIDSIKLTFYDGSDQESLIRSFTQGAYTTARLFPTSSNFESTKKEYGDKIVYSPQEATSYYLTVNVNRQSYNKTAKTEEAQKTSTKEALLNKNFRQALNFALDRHSYTAQLNGEEGADKIIRNSLVPHDYVQVGEKTFGELAQEQLVSYGDQWKDVALTDGKDTIYNPEKAKAAFAKAKTELQAKGVAFPIRLDIPVEQTDVIAVQQTNSLKQSIESTLGTDNVIIDVLQMTDNEKMSITSQAKVPAQKDYDLNGTGWGPDYQDPATYLNILDAKKGSALKHLGITRGKDPEVMAQVGLDEYKKLLDDAAAETSDLNKRYEKYAKAQAWVSDSSLLIPVASSGGSPTVSRTVPFTKAYSQVGIKGDPFVFKGLELQKDVVTTKEYEEALKKWQKEKIETNAKYQKELEKHVK, from the coding sequence ATGAAATCGAAAAAGTGGCTCTTAGGAGCGGGAGTGACCTTGAGTGCGGCCTTTCTTTTTGCAGCTTGTGGCAAAAGCGAAAAGAATGCGGACGCTCCTAAAACATTTTCTTATGTCTACGCTATGGATCCATCATCTTTGGACTACAGTGTGACGAGCAAGAGCTCAACTTCTGACGTTATAGCAAACGTTGTCGATGGCCTTTTGGAAAATGATAAGTATGGAAACTTAATTCCATCGCTTGCAGAAGACTGGTCCGTTTCTAAAGATGGTTTGACTTATACCTACAAACTTCGTAAGGGTGTAAAATGGTATACTTCTGAGGGTGAAGAGTATGCCGAAGTCAAGGCTCAAGACTTTGTTACAGGTTTGAAACATGCAGCTGATGGTAAATCAGACGGTCTCTCTCTCCTTCAAGATTCTATTAAAGGATTGGCCGCCTATATCAGTGGTGAAAGTAACGACTTTTCTACTGTAGGTGTAAAAGCTGTTGATGATTACACGGTTGAATATACGCTCAACAAACCAGAAAGTTTCTGGAATTCTAAAGTCACAACTGCAACCATGCTTCCAGTTAATGAAGAATTTCTGAATTCTAAAGGAAAAGACTACGGAACTCCTACTCCGTCAAGTATTCTTTATAATGGTCCTTATCTATTGAAATCATTGACGTCAAAATCTGCTATCGAATATGAAAAAAATCCAAACTACTGGGATAAGGACAATGTTAAGATTGACAGCATTAAACTAACCTTCTATGATGGATCAGACCAAGAATCCTTGATTCGTAGCTTTACACAAGGTGCCTATACAACAGCTCGTCTCTTCCCAACAAGCTCAAACTTTGAGTCCACTAAGAAAGAATACGGAGATAAGATTGTCTACAGTCCACAAGAAGCGACAAGCTACTATCTCACTGTTAACGTAAATCGCCAGTCTTACAATAAAACAGCCAAAACCGAAGAGGCTCAAAAAACATCAACAAAAGAAGCTCTTCTCAATAAAAACTTCCGTCAAGCCTTGAACTTTGCCCTTGATCGTCACTCTTATACGGCTCAGTTGAACGGGGAAGAAGGTGCGGACAAGATTATTCGTAATAGCCTAGTGCCTCATGACTATGTCCAAGTTGGTGAAAAGACCTTTGGTGAACTGGCTCAAGAGCAGTTGGTTTCTTATGGAGACCAGTGGAAAGATGTAGCTTTGACAGATGGTAAGGATACGATTTATAATCCAGAAAAAGCCAAGGCTGCCTTTGCAAAAGCAAAGACAGAATTGCAAGCAAAGGGTGTGGCCTTCCCAATTCGTTTGGATATTCCGGTTGAACAAACAGATGTGATTGCTGTCCAGCAAACTAACTCACTTAAGCAATCTATCGAATCAACACTTGGTACTGATAATGTCATTATCGATGTCCTTCAAATGACTGATAATGAAAAAATGAGCATCACGTCTCAAGCTAAGGTTCCAGCACAAAAAGACTATGATTTGAACGGAACTGGTTGGGGACCAGACTATCAAGACCCAGCTACCTACCTCAACATTCTCGATGCTAAGAAGGGTTCTGCTCTTAAACACTTGGGGATTACTCGTGGAAAAGATCCAGAAGTGATGGCTCAAGTTGGACTGGACGAATATAAGAAACTCTTGGACGATGCTGCAGCTGAAACAAGTGACCTCAATAAGCGTTATGAAAAATACGCTAAAGCTCAAGCTTGGGTATCGGATAGCTCACTTTTAATCCCAGTTGCTTCTTCAGGTGGTTCTCCAACTGTTAGCCGTACTGTACCATTCACAAAAGCATACTCTCAAGTCGGAATCAAGGGAGATCCATTTGTATTCAAAGGCTTGGAGTTGCAAAAGGATGTTGTGACTACAAAAGAATATGAAGAAGCTCTCAAGAAATGGCAGAAAGAAAAAATCGAAACAAATGCCAAATACCAAAAAGAACTTGAAAAACACGTCAAATAG